CCCGACTAACCAGGTGGGTACTACAGAGAAAAATTTAGAAAATGCAGCAGCTGGAGAAAATGAAGAATGGACAGATTTATACCCTCATTTTGCAGACGTCGCAGAAAAAGAAGGGTTTCCTGAAATTGCATTAGCATACAGAAGTATATCGGCTGTGGAAAAGGAACATGAAGCCAGATATTTAAAATTACTGGAGAATTTAGAAAATAATAGTGTATTTAGAAAGAAAAATGTAGTTAGGTGGAAGTGCAGAAACTGCGGGTTCGTACATGAAGGAGAGGAGGCATTGGAGGTTTGTCCGGCGTGCCTGCATCCGCAAAGTCATTTTGAGATTAAAGAAAATAATTATTAGGAAAAACCTAAATTATGGAGTAATATCATAAATAAGCAGTTTAAAACTTAAAAATTAGGAGGAATATATATGGATAAGTGGTTATGTATAGTATGTGGTTATGTGTATGATCCAGAAGCTGGGGATCCTGATTCAGGGGTAGCACCGGGAACAAAGTGGGAAGATGTGCCTGAAGACTGGATTTGTCCGCTATGTGCAGTGGGAAAAGATCAGTTTGAAAAGATGTAGTTTTATGAACTACCGATAGAAAGTTTAGGGGGAAATATGGATAAATGGCGATGTTTGGTATGTGGTTATGTATATGACGAAGAGTTTGGGGATCCTGATTCAGGGGTAGAACCGGGAACAAAATGGGAAGATGTGCCTGAAGACTGGATTTGTCCGCCGTGTGCAGTGGGAAAGGATCAATTCAAAAAGATGGAATTAGAAAAGACGGAATAAAAAATGCCTGCAAATTTGCAGGCATTTTCTGGTTTTAAATGGCGAAAATAAAGTCTGGTTATCAAATAAAGTTTTGTAACGTTTTAAATACGTAAAAAATGTTTTGTATATAAACAGTACATTTCAAAGTGGAGTTATGTGTAGAAATAGAATTTTTTTTATGAAATGTTCGGAAAAAGATTGACATTTTGAAGAAACTTTAGTATACTTATATTAGTTCAAGGGTGACTTTGAACATCCATGTAGAGCTTAAGCCCCCCTTTTTAAGACTATATGTGTCAATTGAATTATTGATGAAAAAAAGCTTACATCTGGTAAGCTTTTTTTATCTTTAAATTCATCTTTAGCCCTGCCTCAAATTTTGAGGTAGGGCTTTTTTGTGATAAACTAAAAAAAAGCACAAGGAGAGATAAAATGAGGTTTAGCTATGAGTTTGCCATGGAAGAGTATAAAAAAGTAGAAAAATATTTAGAAAAACATGGATATAGTTGTGAAGTTTCTGGGAGTCTGAGAAGAAAAATGGAAGATGTAGGGGATATAGACATAGTAGTAGGGAATCAAGAAGTTAGATTAGAAA
The Psychrilyobacter piezotolerans genome window above contains:
- the rbr gene encoding rubrerythrin; this translates as MKIRGTETEKNLLKSFAGESQATNRYKLYAKQAKKEGYEQIAAIFLETADNEVQHAKRYFRFLEGGNVEITATYPTNQVGTTEKNLENAAAGENEEWTDLYPHFADVAEKEGFPEIALAYRSISAVEKEHEARYLKLLENLENNSVFRKKNVVRWKCRNCGFVHEGEEALEVCPACLHPQSHFEIKENNY
- a CDS encoding rubredoxin, producing MDKWRCLVCGYVYDEEFGDPDSGVEPGTKWEDVPEDWICPPCAVGKDQFKKMELEKTE
- the rd gene encoding rubredoxin; this encodes MDKWLCIVCGYVYDPEAGDPDSGVAPGTKWEDVPEDWICPLCAVGKDQFEKM